A part of Bacteroidia bacterium genomic DNA contains:
- a CDS encoding 2'-5' RNA ligase family protein has protein sequence MNITYPENIDHWEKWQQAYRFGLILIMPPEPVFSQVNALRSEFDPRSQSYCDAHISLSLPIPRPITEADWAELVDITSQVRPFEIHYGKLKDYPPYPGVVISIEPQSMVKQVQEKIEKASLFKDATPRKFPFNAHMTIAEFISVETTASLLKELEGKTPEGTFLCDSLVFIVPDDNMHFHVVRKLHLGGLS, from the coding sequence ATGAATATCACTTATCCGGAAAATATAGACCACTGGGAAAAATGGCAACAAGCCTATCGGTTTGGGCTGATATTAATTATGCCACCAGAACCGGTATTTTCGCAAGTTAATGCCCTTCGTTCTGAATTCGATCCCCGCTCCCAGTCGTATTGCGATGCCCATATCAGTCTTTCTTTGCCGATACCCCGACCCATCACAGAAGCCGACTGGGCAGAACTGGTTGACATAACATCGCAAGTAAGGCCATTTGAAATCCATTATGGGAAATTGAAAGATTACCCTCCTTACCCGGGGGTAGTGATTTCCATTGAACCTCAGTCGATGGTTAAACAAGTGCAGGAAAAAATTGAAAAGGCTTCATTGTTTAAAGACGCGACGCCAAGAAAGTTTCCGTTTAATGCACACATGACAATTGCAGAATTTATTTCGGTTGAAACAACCGCATCTCTCCTGAAAGAGCTGGAAGGAAAAACACCGGAAGGTACATTTTTGTGTGATAGCCTCGTTTTCATTGTTCCGGACGACAATATGCATTTCCACGTTGTGAGAAAACTCCATTTGGGCGGGCTGTCTTAA
- a CDS encoding MmcQ/YjbR family DNA-binding protein translates to MITIHTLRELALSFPEATEEPHFENTSFRVKKKIFATFDPVKNLACLKLSEINQDVFSTMAPAVIYPVPNKWGKQGWTLVQLDKVGASVFQDALTTAYCTVAPKRLGELVQEFP, encoded by the coding sequence ATGATCACCATCCATACCCTAAGAGAACTTGCTCTTTCCTTTCCCGAGGCGACGGAAGAGCCGCATTTCGAGAACACTTCCTTTCGGGTAAAGAAGAAGATATTTGCTACATTCGACCCGGTCAAAAATCTCGCCTGCCTGAAACTCTCAGAGATAAATCAGGACGTTTTTTCAACAATGGCTCCTGCGGTCATTTATCCCGTTCCCAACAAATGGGGCAAACAGGGCTGGACGCTCGTGCAACTCGACAAAGTAGGGGCGTCCGTATTTCAAGATGCGCTGACCACTGCTTACTGCACAGTTGCACCCAAACGCCTGGGTGAGCTGGTGCAGGAGTTCCCGTGA
- a CDS encoding PQQ-binding-like beta-propeller repeat protein: MTSRLLLFICLLVCMGCNNPAEYSGGTGRDYPAYGGNKANNRYSPLTQITADNVGNLDVAWTYFAKDSSKAASRGREIQCQPIVVNGVLYGTSAELNLFALHAGTGEELWKFEPDQEGLRLHSSRGVMYWEEGENKRIFYTAGAFLYAVDALTGQRIPSFGENGKTDLHAGLAAGLDHEVTNLTVAATSPGVIYKNTLVIGSTVSEGGDAAPGHIRAFDVITGKLKWVFHTTPHPGEPGYETWPDGAYKFIGASNSWGGMSVDEKRGVVYFGTGSPASDFYGGAREGMNLFSNCIMALDAETGEMKWYFQGIHHDLWDRDFPCPPNLATINHNGRKRDVVVQAGKDGFIYVLDRDSGESIFPVEERPVPVAGLPGEHPYPTQKFVLKPLPLSPQLMTEEDLTNISPEAHAFVKKRFQEFPKMESRFQPPGEAGTILFGYNGGAEWGGNAIDPDGILYQNANISPWELKMTDVKTRNAEMASMSPGHVLYLRNCSACHGEDRKGNSTLVPSLVEVGKRRKATEIDYLIKTGNGRMPAFPYLSEDNRKTLIAYLLNEEKFTPKVAEGQDKPLAATPAEPQTFPYKPEYVIKVWDRFVDPNGYNANKPPWGTLNAIDLNTGDYLWTVPLGEFPELTARGIPITGTDTYGGPVVTGSGLIFIASTRDERIRAFDKKTGKVVWEYQLPAGGFATPITYEVDGKQYIVIAAGGGRGAKPGGWYMAFALK; encoded by the coding sequence ATGACTTCAAGACTACTACTATTCATTTGTCTGCTGGTTTGTATGGGGTGTAATAATCCTGCTGAATACAGCGGCGGCACGGGCAGAGACTATCCTGCCTACGGCGGAAACAAAGCGAATAACCGCTATTCTCCCTTAACTCAGATCACCGCAGACAATGTCGGCAATCTCGACGTCGCCTGGACTTATTTTGCCAAAGATAGCAGTAAAGCTGCTTCGCGGGGAAGAGAAATACAATGTCAGCCGATCGTCGTGAATGGCGTACTTTATGGTACATCTGCCGAACTGAATCTGTTTGCTTTACATGCAGGAACCGGCGAAGAGCTATGGAAATTTGAACCCGATCAGGAAGGGTTGCGCCTTCACAGTAGCCGGGGCGTAATGTATTGGGAGGAGGGCGAGAACAAGCGGATTTTTTATACCGCTGGTGCTTTTCTCTATGCTGTGGATGCATTGACCGGACAACGGATTCCTTCATTTGGCGAAAATGGAAAGACAGACCTTCACGCCGGGCTGGCCGCCGGACTTGACCACGAGGTAACTAACCTTACAGTTGCAGCTACCAGTCCGGGAGTGATATACAAAAATACGCTGGTGATCGGATCTACCGTTTCTGAAGGAGGTGATGCTGCTCCCGGACATATCCGGGCGTTTGATGTGATCACGGGAAAACTGAAATGGGTATTTCACACCACGCCCCATCCTGGAGAACCGGGATATGAAACCTGGCCGGATGGTGCGTACAAGTTTATCGGCGCCTCAAATAGTTGGGGGGGGATGTCTGTGGATGAAAAACGCGGGGTCGTCTATTTTGGTACCGGTTCTCCAGCTTCCGATTTTTATGGAGGAGCCCGCGAAGGGATGAATCTTTTCTCCAATTGTATCATGGCGCTGGATGCCGAAACCGGGGAAATGAAATGGTATTTTCAGGGCATCCACCACGACCTTTGGGATCGCGACTTTCCCTGTCCGCCCAACCTGGCTACGATTAACCATAATGGCAGGAAGAGAGATGTGGTAGTACAGGCCGGGAAAGATGGGTTTATCTATGTACTGGACAGGGATAGCGGGGAGTCCATTTTCCCGGTAGAAGAAAGGCCCGTGCCGGTAGCGGGTTTGCCCGGTGAACATCCCTATCCCACCCAGAAGTTTGTGCTAAAGCCACTGCCGCTTTCCCCGCAACTGATGACCGAAGAAGACCTGACAAATATTTCTCCGGAGGCCCATGCATTTGTCAAAAAACGATTTCAGGAATTCCCCAAAATGGAGAGCCGGTTCCAGCCTCCGGGCGAAGCCGGGACGATACTTTTTGGTTATAACGGCGGCGCAGAATGGGGCGGGAACGCCATAGATCCGGATGGGATTTTATACCAGAACGCAAATATATCGCCCTGGGAGTTGAAAATGACCGATGTAAAAACCCGCAATGCCGAGATGGCTTCCATGTCTCCGGGACATGTCCTTTACCTTAGAAATTGTTCCGCCTGCCATGGCGAAGATCGCAAGGGAAACAGTACGTTGGTGCCCAGCCTGGTAGAGGTCGGGAAAAGGCGCAAGGCTACGGAGATCGATTATTTGATCAAAACCGGAAACGGCAGAATGCCTGCGTTTCCTTACCTTTCAGAAGACAACCGGAAAACACTCATTGCCTATCTGCTCAATGAGGAAAAGTTTACCCCCAAAGTTGCTGAAGGGCAGGACAAGCCCCTTGCCGCAACACCGGCAGAACCCCAAACATTTCCCTACAAACCCGAATACGTCATTAAGGTCTGGGACCGTTTTGTGGATCCCAACGGGTACAATGCCAATAAACCACCCTGGGGAACGCTCAATGCCATAGACCTCAATACGGGCGATTACCTGTGGACGGTTCCTTTGGGTGAGTTTCCCGAGCTTACGGCAAGAGGGATTCCCATTACAGGCACTGATACCTATGGCGGCCCTGTGGTAACCGGCAGCGGGCTTATTTTTATAGCCAGTACCAGAGATGAAAGGATCAGAGCTTTTGATAAAAAGACAGGAAAAGTCGTTTGGGAATATCAATTGCCCGCGGGCGGTTTTGCCACACCGATTACCTATGAGGTAGACGGGAAACAATATATAGTCATCGCCGCAGGAGGCGGAAGAGGCGCTAAGCCGGGCGGTTGGTATATGGCTTTTGCATTGAAATAG
- a CDS encoding NAD(P)H-dependent oxidoreductase, translating to MKLLHIIASPRGNRSRTLSISNEFLGVLQSKYSDLIVETLNLSEESLPVLDGASADAKYMMMGGIEPQGEAKNRFKVITKYATDFLSYDLYLITSPMWNFSVPYQLKHYIDIIMQPGYLFRFTEQGVEGLAKNKKMFCITTRGNDYSPGSYMNQFDFQEPYLRSIFGMTGITDVTFINAQPMDVTMEIAKANLDKAFEDTKVMVQAIS from the coding sequence ATGAAACTGCTTCATATTATTGCTTCGCCCAGAGGCAACAGATCAAGAACTCTCAGCATTTCCAATGAGTTTTTGGGTGTTTTACAATCCAAATATTCTGACCTTATTGTTGAAACCCTGAATCTATCTGAAGAATCGCTGCCTGTTCTGGATGGAGCATCAGCTGATGCCAAGTATATGATGATGGGGGGTATAGAACCACAAGGCGAGGCGAAAAACCGGTTTAAAGTCATCACGAAATATGCAACCGATTTTCTGTCCTATGATCTGTATCTGATCACCAGCCCGATGTGGAATTTCTCGGTTCCTTACCAACTGAAACATTATATTGATATAATCATGCAGCCTGGCTACCTTTTCAGATTTACTGAACAGGGTGTGGAAGGCCTGGCCAAAAACAAAAAAATGTTTTGTATTACTACCCGTGGCAATGACTACAGCCCGGGCAGTTATATGAATCAGTTTGACTTCCAGGAGCCTTATCTCCGATCGATATTTGGGATGACAGGTATTACCGATGTCACTTTCATCAACGCGCAGCCGATGGATGTAACTATGGAGATTGCGAAGGCAAACCTCGATAAAGCGTTTGAAGATACCAAGGTAATGGTACAGGCAATTTCCTGA
- a CDS encoding histidine kinase dimerization/phosphoacceptor domain -containing protein, whose translation MGEALTHSIADGYWSIFVYFQFRTWVFRGFRTFLRLGKTFILFCIPLHTLFAQNAQLDSLERLFATEKAPEQRLELVSQMVNMAFMTNLEEALTYAKRGVALAEKTANKDWQPRFYDLEGRMHANLLQLDSATVCFDQAMAGYLAVGNKRGQATTCFKISWVFKKKGDIESAMKYDLAALKLMEELDDKLGIANAYERLSEDLNRQEKPKEALEYAQMAIKISEENALYGELVYALCRAGDAAISSGENEQALAYYERTLALAKSQKFGVTVLCDFVNSRGNALKRLGRYKEALADYEECLKMAEKINYPNAISTAIANLGETNLLLGNHSKALYYQLQTIRLQESNGDFTNLVENYQHVSKTYEALGDYPSALIFERKSRNLRDSLMTLESDAAMSELRTQYETEKKEATIALQQQQISSQRVVQWLSIGVVILLAGFLFFLYRSYRARLQTNQLLEAQNAEKELLLKEIHHRVKNNLEMVSSLLALQSAQIEDKGIKDAMLEGQNRVQSIGIVHQKLYQGKNLGAIEMKDYFFNLSESILNSFGAEDRVEIECMMDTLDMDIDSAVPLGLIVNELLTNTLKYAFPDGRKGSVRIQLEEKKEGILHMVISDNGVGKSSVIQGTGFGGQLVALLTRQLQGSMWEEVKNGTTIFFDFNLKSAV comes from the coding sequence ATGGGAGAAGCGCTGACCCACTCGATAGCTGATGGATATTGGTCCATTTTTGTTTATTTTCAATTTCGAACCTGGGTATTTCGCGGGTTTCGTACCTTTTTAAGACTGGGAAAAACCTTTATTCTCTTTTGTATTCCCCTCCATACGCTCTTCGCCCAAAATGCCCAGCTTGACAGCCTGGAAAGGCTTTTTGCCACCGAAAAAGCCCCCGAACAAAGGTTGGAGCTGGTCAGCCAAATGGTGAATATGGCCTTTATGACCAACCTTGAAGAAGCGCTGACTTATGCCAAACGAGGTGTTGCGCTGGCCGAAAAAACAGCAAATAAAGACTGGCAGCCCCGGTTTTATGATTTGGAGGGAAGGATGCATGCAAACCTTCTGCAACTGGACTCCGCCACTGTGTGTTTTGATCAGGCAATGGCCGGCTACCTGGCGGTAGGAAACAAGCGCGGGCAAGCTACCACATGCTTTAAAATAAGTTGGGTTTTCAAAAAGAAAGGCGATATCGAAAGCGCCATGAAATACGACCTCGCAGCCTTAAAACTCATGGAAGAACTGGACGATAAGTTAGGAATTGCGAATGCGTATGAACGGTTGTCTGAAGATTTGAATCGGCAGGAAAAGCCCAAAGAGGCGCTGGAATATGCTCAAATGGCCATTAAGATAAGTGAGGAAAATGCCCTTTACGGCGAATTGGTGTATGCGCTTTGCCGGGCGGGAGATGCCGCCATCTCTTCCGGAGAAAATGAACAGGCACTGGCCTATTATGAGCGAACGCTTGCGTTGGCTAAGTCACAGAAATTTGGGGTTACGGTTTTGTGTGATTTTGTCAATTCGCGGGGAAATGCCCTCAAGCGTTTGGGCAGATATAAAGAAGCGCTGGCGGATTATGAGGAGTGTCTCAAGATGGCAGAAAAAATCAATTATCCCAATGCCATTTCAACCGCTATTGCCAACCTCGGGGAGACCAATCTTCTGTTGGGCAACCATTCGAAAGCCTTGTATTATCAGTTGCAAACCATCCGTTTGCAGGAAAGTAATGGGGATTTTACCAACCTGGTCGAAAACTATCAGCATGTAAGCAAAACTTATGAAGCGCTGGGGGACTATCCTTCTGCATTAATATTTGAGCGAAAGTCGCGGAATCTGCGGGACAGCCTCATGACACTGGAAAGCGATGCCGCAATGTCAGAGTTGCGGACACAATATGAAACGGAAAAAAAAGAGGCCACCATTGCCTTACAACAGCAACAGATTTCAAGTCAGCGGGTGGTCCAATGGCTGAGTATAGGTGTGGTAATCCTGCTCGCAGGCTTTTTATTTTTCCTGTACCGCAGTTATCGCGCCCGGCTCCAAACCAATCAGTTGCTTGAGGCCCAAAATGCAGAGAAGGAGCTGCTGTTGAAGGAAATTCACCACCGCGTAAAAAATAATCTTGAGATGGTTTCCAGCCTGCTGGCTTTGCAATCTGCACAAATTGAAGATAAAGGCATTAAAGATGCCATGCTGGAAGGGCAAAACCGGGTTCAATCTATCGGCATTGTTCACCAAAAACTGTATCAGGGCAAAAATCTGGGTGCCATTGAGATGAAAGACTATTTTTTCAACCTCAGTGAAAGCATTCTTAATTCTTTTGGCGCAGAGGATCGCGTGGAAATCGAGTGTATGATGGATACACTGGATATGGACATTGATTCGGCAGTTCCCCTTGGCCTGATTGTCAACGAGTTGCTTACCAATACGCTGAAATATGCATTCCCTGACGGGAGAAAAGGATCGGTTCGCATCCAGTTGGAAGAAAAAAAGGAAGGCATCCTGCATATGGTAATCTCCGACAATGGTGTGGGAAAAAGCAGTGTGATCCAGGGAACCGGGTTCGGAGGGCAGCTGGTGGCCCTGCTGACACGGCAATTGCAAGGTTCGATGTGGGAAGAAGTGAAAAATGGAACGACTATTTTCTTTGACTTTAACCTGAAAAGTGCAGTATGA
- a CDS encoding response regulator, which produces MKENPIKVLVVEDEMIIGAKISLLLTELGYEVMDIIPRAEEALLYLTENTPDIVLLDIQLKGRMDGIALAQIMRQTHHIPVIFLTANSDDATFQRAKETKPYAFLTKPFKKLDLQRAIELALSLMATPNVTEEKPIADFPFILSDRIFVHHKEKKVKILLDTVLYVEAERNYCRIITQTKDYLLTMPMKNLEEKLPAALFQRIHRSYIVNLRHVDEVDENTVLVGGKSLLLSKAYRKELLTRIQSI; this is translated from the coding sequence ATGAAAGAAAACCCCATCAAAGTTTTGGTGGTAGAAGACGAAATGATTATCGGGGCGAAGATCTCCCTGCTTCTCACCGAACTCGGTTATGAGGTTATGGATATCATTCCCCGGGCTGAAGAAGCGCTGCTTTACCTTACAGAGAATACGCCTGATATTGTTTTGCTCGACATCCAGCTAAAAGGCCGTATGGACGGTATCGCGTTGGCCCAGATAATGCGGCAGACCCATCATATCCCCGTGATTTTTCTCACAGCCAATTCTGATGATGCTACGTTTCAACGGGCAAAAGAAACAAAGCCCTATGCCTTTCTGACCAAACCCTTCAAAAAACTGGATCTTCAACGCGCAATAGAGCTAGCGCTTAGTCTTATGGCCACCCCTAACGTTACGGAAGAAAAACCTATAGCAGATTTTCCTTTTATTCTTTCAGACAGAATTTTTGTTCACCACAAAGAAAAAAAGGTAAAAATCCTTTTGGATACGGTTCTTTATGTGGAAGCAGAGCGAAATTACTGCCGTATTATCACCCAGACAAAGGATTACCTCCTGACAATGCCCATGAAAAATCTGGAGGAAAAATTACCCGCCGCCTTATTTCAGCGTATTCACCGCTCTTATATTGTCAACCTCAGACATGTCGATGAGGTAGATGAAAATACCGTGTTGGTGGGGGGCAAAAGTTTGTTGTTGAGTAAAGCTTACCGGAAAGAGTTGCTGACGCGGATTCAGTCGATTTGA
- a CDS encoding helix-turn-helix domain-containing protein has product MIEIPLKTSVVLIGTVIAQGFFAALLLLIQQNNLKANKYLGLLLLTFSLWLCDTFFNISTIYQQNPNFYFLPIYFSLAFGPLVYFYTLAITDSRFTFSFREIGHFLPVLIQASLYVFLQLRDYEFRRWFWLEVHRPITYDLEFNLSLISLILYLFLSIRLIVRYQKWLNNHFSEVSKISLNWLKIVQSLMIVMSLLWLADLFVREIWQYYADQRYSAIGMGISILALAAGGLMQANLRLSGFSSETEEKNPATEVIIDTSLVEKIKTEMAEGEYYLNPDLTLEAFARQLKLPSRLISAQINQGFGIPFIDFVNQYRVEKVKRHIQDKDLQHMTLLGIALESGFNSKSTFNRVFKKFTGKSPSEYQKLSQNVS; this is encoded by the coding sequence TTGATTGAAATTCCCTTAAAAACTTCGGTGGTTCTTATTGGTACGGTAATCGCACAGGGTTTTTTTGCGGCATTGCTTCTCCTGATTCAACAAAATAACCTAAAGGCAAACAAGTATCTGGGGTTGTTGCTGCTCACTTTTTCATTGTGGTTGTGTGATACCTTTTTTAATATTTCTACCATTTATCAGCAAAATCCCAACTTCTATTTTCTGCCTATTTACTTTTCCTTAGCATTTGGTCCTTTAGTGTATTTTTACACCCTTGCGATTACGGACAGTCGGTTTACCTTCAGTTTTAGGGAAATCGGACATTTTCTACCGGTACTTATTCAGGCTTCGCTGTATGTATTTCTGCAACTCAGAGATTATGAATTTCGCAGGTGGTTTTGGCTTGAGGTTCATCGACCCATTACCTACGATCTTGAATTTAACCTAAGCCTGATTTCGCTCATTTTGTACCTGTTTTTGTCCATTCGGTTGATAGTCCGATACCAAAAGTGGCTCAACAATCATTTCTCTGAAGTTTCAAAGATCAGCCTTAACTGGTTGAAAATAGTCCAGAGTCTGATGATTGTCATGAGTTTATTGTGGCTGGCAGATTTATTTGTCAGAGAAATCTGGCAATACTATGCTGACCAGCGATATTCTGCAATAGGTATGGGGATCTCTATCCTGGCACTGGCTGCAGGAGGGCTGATGCAAGCCAATCTTCGCCTATCTGGCTTTTCCTCAGAAACAGAAGAAAAAAATCCCGCAACTGAGGTTATTATTGATACAAGTCTGGTGGAAAAAATTAAAACAGAAATGGCTGAGGGGGAATATTACCTCAACCCGGACCTGACGCTGGAAGCTTTTGCCCGGCAATTAAAATTGCCTTCCCGGCTGATTTCTGCTCAGATCAACCAGGGGTTTGGGATTCCATTTATCGATTTTGTGAATCAATACCGGGTAGAAAAAGTAAAAAGGCATATACAGGATAAGGATTTGCAACATATGACACTATTAGGAATTGCATTGGAATCGGGGTTTAATTCGAAGTCGACTTTCAATCGGGTATTTAAAAAATTTACGGGCAAAAGCCCATCCGAATATCAAAAATTGTCCCAAAACGTTTCCTGA
- a CDS encoding serine hydrolase domain-containing protein, which yields MASAIILLLVIQSFFSLCPPLAENYPSFPVQQDANHSEIDDSLKIAVFVEKYVSEKLFSGTILVAKAGKSVFYQSYGLADIHKKIVIKNEYHYSIASITKLFTSIRVLQLVEENKLELTMTLKDCLSDLAIPGSSDITVHHLLLHISGLPNEKNESYKKTMDPEEMVSIAMANESGARFGSFHYNNIDYILLGLIIERVTGNSWKEEIQTHILDKLEMNDSGFLEHNRYPENFAGTFSYKKSDKPKKDPRFYIENFYAAGAMYSTASDLLKLDQALYENILLNEEMYKLLSQSYSEYNYVGYGVWNYHYPFVPSQPLVMERRGGIMGANTVLVRLPDTQHAIIILSNNDQFNPDSFGDGENLREALMRIVAR from the coding sequence ATGGCTTCTGCAATTATCCTTCTGCTTGTTATTCAATCATTTTTCTCCCTTTGCCCACCTTTAGCGGAGAATTACCCCTCCTTCCCGGTGCAGCAAGATGCTAACCACTCAGAAATCGATGACTCGTTAAAGATCGCAGTATTTGTAGAAAAATATGTTAGCGAAAAACTGTTTTCCGGAACGATTCTGGTTGCAAAAGCTGGAAAATCAGTTTTTTATCAATCATATGGCCTGGCAGATATTCATAAAAAAATAGTCATCAAAAACGAATATCACTATTCAATAGCATCAATCACCAAACTCTTTACTTCAATCCGGGTGTTGCAACTGGTGGAGGAAAATAAGCTGGAATTGACGATGACCCTGAAAGATTGCCTTTCTGATCTGGCAATTCCCGGTTCTTCAGATATTACTGTTCACCATTTGCTGTTGCATATTTCTGGTTTGCCCAATGAAAAGAACGAATCATATAAGAAAACAATGGATCCGGAAGAGATGGTGTCTATTGCCATGGCAAATGAATCTGGAGCAAGATTCGGGTCTTTCCATTACAATAACATTGACTATATTCTGCTGGGACTGATCATAGAGCGCGTTACAGGTAATTCTTGGAAAGAAGAAATTCAAACCCATATTCTTGACAAATTGGAAATGAATGATTCCGGCTTTCTCGAACATAACCGATACCCGGAGAATTTTGCCGGTACTTTCAGCTATAAAAAAAGCGACAAGCCTAAAAAGGATCCCCGGTTTTATATTGAAAATTTTTATGCAGCAGGTGCTATGTATTCGACTGCTTCAGATCTCCTAAAGCTGGATCAGGCGTTGTATGAAAATATACTTCTGAATGAAGAAATGTATAAGTTATTATCTCAATCCTATTCGGAATACAATTACGTTGGATATGGGGTTTGGAATTATCATTATCCATTTGTCCCCTCACAGCCACTTGTTATGGAACGTCGAGGTGGTATCATGGGGGCAAATACAGTACTGGTAAGACTACCCGATACACAACATGCTATTATTATCCTGAGTAATAATGACCAATTTAATCCAGATTCATTTGGTGACGGAGAAAATCTCCGGGAGGCGTTGATGCGAATAGTAGCCCGATGA
- the hypE gene encoding hydrogenase expression/formation protein HypE, with amino-acid sequence MTKRSVQLNCPLPKLDFDVITLGHGSGGLLTHRLLDECVRKLLDNEFLDEQHDGAYLNLPGKVAFSTDSFVISPIFFPGGNIGELAVYGTVNDLAMCGAIPRYLSLALIIEEGLKMDDLWEIIVGIRYAALQSGVKIVTGDTKVVEKGKGDQIFINTTGIGTLHPNANIRAGRIQQGDKVILSGEIATHGMAVMSVREGLEFEADIRSDSTNLNDLVSNLLEELGDQIHFLRDPTRGGIATTLHEIAQKSGLGIDIVQAQIPIDQQVDAACEMLGLDPLYVANEGKFLAVVSASVADKAVEILKRSPKGEKSAIIGEVTANHARQVVMRSTINGRRVLGMLPGEQLPRIC; translated from the coding sequence ATGACCAAACGCTCTGTCCAACTAAACTGCCCTCTGCCAAAGCTCGACTTTGACGTCATCACCCTCGGCCATGGAAGCGGTGGCCTGCTGACCCACCGGCTGCTCGATGAATGCGTAAGGAAGCTACTGGATAATGAATTTCTCGACGAGCAACACGATGGCGCATACCTCAATCTACCGGGAAAGGTAGCTTTTAGCACAGATAGCTTTGTCATTTCTCCCATATTTTTCCCCGGAGGCAATATCGGCGAACTGGCTGTCTATGGCACGGTCAATGACCTGGCCATGTGCGGTGCGATTCCCCGATACCTTTCGCTCGCTCTTATCATAGAAGAAGGGCTGAAAATGGACGACCTCTGGGAAATCATCGTAGGGATTCGCTATGCCGCCCTTCAATCGGGGGTGAAGATTGTAACAGGCGACACCAAAGTGGTGGAAAAAGGGAAAGGCGACCAGATCTTTATCAATACGACCGGCATTGGCACCCTCCACCCAAATGCAAATATTCGTGCCGGACGTATACAGCAGGGAGACAAAGTAATTCTCAGTGGTGAAATCGCCACACATGGAATGGCCGTCATGTCTGTACGGGAAGGATTAGAATTTGAGGCAGATATACGCAGCGACAGTACCAATCTGAATGATTTGGTCAGCAACCTGCTGGAAGAGCTCGGCGACCAGATTCATTTCCTGCGTGACCCCACCCGGGGAGGCATTGCCACAACTTTGCACGAAATCGCGCAAAAATCAGGCCTGGGAATCGACATTGTCCAGGCTCAGATTCCAATAGATCAACAGGTTGATGCCGCCTGCGAAATGCTGGGACTAGACCCCCTGTATGTGGCAAATGAAGGCAAGTTTTTAGCTGTCGTTTCAGCATCTGTGGCAGATAAAGCCGTGGAAATTCTGAAGAGAAGCCCCAAAGGAGAAAAATCAGCCATTATTGGTGAAGTTACCGCAAACCATGCCAGACAGGTGGTGATGAGAAGTACAATCAATGGCAGGCGCGTGTTGGGCATGTTACCCGGAGAGCAATTGCCCCGGATTTGTTGA